The DNA region CCGCCAGGGGGTGGCGCCTTGCTGCCTGTTCCGTACTCATCGCCCTGTGGCCGCTGGCGTCGCCCGCGCAGGTGGTGCGCTGCACCGATGGGGCGACCGGCAAGGTCACCTATACCAACGGGGAGTGTGCCCAAGGCGCTTCCGTGAGGGAGATCGAGGCCCGCAAAACGCCTGAGCAGATCCGGCAGGAGCGCGCGCAGGCCGCGGATGCCCTGGCCGATCAGCGGGACCGGGAACGGCGCGAGTCCCAGGAGCAGCGCGAGCGCCGCGCCATAGAACGCACGGCTGCACCGACCCGCGTTCCGACGGCGCCTGATCCAGCCCAATCCGCCGAATGCCACCAGGCCCGGCGCGCGCTGCAGGATGTGAACGCCAGCCTGGGTCGCGGCATGTACGACGAGCAGGCCCGGCTGGACCAGGCACAGCGGCAAGCCGACCTGGCCTGCCTCACCCCTTCCGCCTACGCAGAGGCCGAACGCGCCCGCACCAACCGGTCGGTGGCCTACCCGGCCTCGCCCTACTATGTGCCGCCCATCGTCGTGCAGCGCCCGCCCCGGCCGCAGCCGCAACCGGCGCCGCCCATCACGAACTGCAACGTGTTCCGCTGCTACGACGGACGCGGCAACACCTACCCCCGCTAAACAGTAAAAGCCGCGCCGGCCCCCTCAGGCGGGCTGGTTGCGCAACCCGTGGGCGACGGTGGGATAGCGCAGGCGCAGGCGCAGCTCGCGCTGCATGCGCGTGGCGTCCAGCTGGCGCGACTCGCCCATGAAGCTCAGCAGCGACACCGGCAACTGCTGCTGCGCGGTGCTGCGCGGCACGCGCGGCGGCCGCGGCAGACCGTACAGATCCGCTGCCAGATCGAAGTAGTCGCCCATCTTCATTCCGCTCGCATCGCTCACGTTGTAGGTGCGCTGCGCCTGCCCGCGCCACAGCGCCGCCACGCAGGCCCGCGCCAGGTCGTCGGCGTGGATGTGGTTGGTATAGACATCGTCATCGGCCACCAGCACCGGCGTGCCGCGGCGCAGGCGTGCCTCGGGCGTTCCGCCTTCGCGGTCCGGCGCGTAGATGCCCGGAATGCGCAGGATGCTGGCACGCGTGCCAGCCCGGCCGAGGTGGCGGATGGCCCGCTCGGCGTTCACGCGGCGTTGCGCGCGCGGGGTGGCCGGCGCCACGGCGCGGGTTTCGGCCACCCGGGCGCCGCCGCAGTCGCCGTACACGCCGCTCGTGGAGGCATACACCACCGCGGCCGGCAGCGCGCGCAGGCGCAGCGTCCGCGCCAGCGCCACGGTGCGCGCATCCATCCACCAGTCGGCGCCGGCCGCCCCCTCGCCCGGCGGCGGAGCCAGGTGCAGCACGCGGTGTGCCAGGCCGGCCAGGCGGCGCAGCGAGCCGGCATGGTCCAGGTTTCCTGCTAGCGGCGTGATGCCGGCGGCGCGCAGGGCGGCCTTGCGGTCCGGGCTGGACGTGAGCGCCAGGACGCGCGGCCGGTGCGTGCCCTGCGCCGCGCCCAGTGCGCGAGCGGTCCGCAGGCCGACGTCGCCGCAGCCGATGACGAGGATGCGCTGGCGCCGGAAGCGGGCCGGGAGCGCTCCGAGGGGGTTCTGGTTTGAGGGCAAAATCGGATCCGTTGAGAAGCCGGGCATCCATCACAGCACCGGCCAGAGAAAAACCCGAGGATACCCACATGACGAGCGCAGAGACCGCCAGCGCGGCACTCCAGATCAGCGTGCAGCCCAGCGGGCGCGCCTTCACGGCACAGGGCGGCGAGTCCATCCTGGCGGCCGCCATCCGCGGTGGCGTGGGCCTGCCCTACGGCTGCAAGGACGGTGCCTGCGGATCGTGCAAATGCAAGAAGCTCAGCGGTTCGGTGGTGCATGGCGAACACCAGGAGAAAGCCCTTTCGGCCGCCGAGGCCGACGCCGGTTTCGTTCTCACCTGCTGCGCCATCCCGCTGACCGATGTGGTGCTGGAGTCGCGCCAGGTCACCGATGAAAGCGCCTTCCCCATCAAGAAGCTGCCCGTGCGCGTGTCGACGCTCTCGCGCGTCTCGCACGATGTCATGGTCGTGCGGCTGCAGCTGCCGGCCGCCGACACGTTCCGCTACCACGCGGGTCAGTACATCGAGTTCATCCTCAAGGACGGCGCGCGCCGCGCCTACTCCATGGCCAACGCGCCGCACACGCAGGCCGCAGGGCCGGGTGTGGAACTGCACATCCGCCACATGCCCGGCGGGCGCTTCACCGACCACGTCTTCCAGGGCATGAAGGAAAAAGAGATCCTGCGCGTCGAAGGGCCGTTCGGCAGCTTCTTCCTGCGCGAGGACTCCGACAGGCCCATCGTGATGCTCGCCTCCGGCACGGGCTTCGCGCCGATCAAGGCGCTCATCGAACACATGCAGTTCAAGGGCATCACCCGTACCACCACGGTGTACTGGGGCGGCCGCCGGCCTGGCGACCTGTACATGGATGCCTGGCTGCGCGAGCGGTCGGCAGAGATGCCCCACCTGCGCTACGTGCCCGTGGTGTCCGACGCCCAGCCGGACGACGGCTGGACAGGCCGCACC from Paracidovorax wautersii includes:
- a CDS encoding CDP-6-deoxy-delta-3,4-glucoseen reductase; its protein translation is MTSAETASAALQISVQPSGRAFTAQGGESILAAAIRGGVGLPYGCKDGACGSCKCKKLSGSVVHGEHQEKALSAAEADAGFVLTCCAIPLTDVVLESRQVTDESAFPIKKLPVRVSTLSRVSHDVMVVRLQLPAADTFRYHAGQYIEFILKDGARRAYSMANAPHTQAAGPGVELHIRHMPGGRFTDHVFQGMKEKEILRVEGPFGSFFLREDSDRPIVMLASGTGFAPIKALIEHMQFKGITRTTTVYWGGRRPGDLYMDAWLRERSAEMPHLRYVPVVSDAQPDDGWTGRTGFVHQAVLDDIADLSGYQVYACGAPIVVDSARQAYCAERGLPADEFYADAFTSEADKHAPA
- a CDS encoding NAD-dependent epimerase/dehydratase family protein, producing the protein MPSNQNPLGALPARFRRQRILVIGCGDVGLRTARALGAAQGTHRPRVLALTSSPDRKAALRAAGITPLAGNLDHAGSLRRLAGLAHRVLHLAPPPGEGAAGADWWMDARTVALARTLRLRALPAAVVYASTSGVYGDCGGARVAETRAVAPATPRAQRRVNAERAIRHLGRAGTRASILRIPGIYAPDREGGTPEARLRRGTPVLVADDDVYTNHIHADDLARACVAALWRGQAQRTYNVSDASGMKMGDYFDLAADLYGLPRPPRVPRSTAQQQLPVSLLSFMGESRQLDATRMQRELRLRLRYPTVAHGLRNQPA
- a CDS encoding DUF4124 domain-containing protein, giving the protein MREIEARKTPEQIRQERAQAADALADQRDRERRESQEQRERRAIERTAAPTRVPTAPDPAQSAECHQARRALQDVNASLGRGMYDEQARLDQAQRQADLACLTPSAYAEAERARTNRSVAYPASPYYVPPIVVQRPPRPQPQPAPPITNCNVFRCYDGRGNTYPR